The following coding sequences lie in one Benincasa hispida cultivar B227 chromosome 6, ASM972705v1, whole genome shotgun sequence genomic window:
- the LOC120079476 gene encoding protein LONGIFOLIA 2-like isoform X1, producing MSARISYSLSDENQSLHKQIGCMNGIFQVFDRRYFLGGRSVAGRNRKKLLPQPAGHNESISMESNSASQGTLEKNQKKTRKEKQRVSTESSRTSFSSTTSCSSSFSSLDANNRAAHLETTLLSHVDLPGNTTREFLKNQHNATAKQLSCQTFEFRDIVKENMNREACAIPVRTVAGEEAVSRKLKHVDSPRPTRQVEYKGSKTSGSNESFRVLARLREAHRYANEENDIPAHSASKFNRRLSYDGRESYDTLKSTIKIRELPRLSLDSKESWARCSASGTRSNDLVKDLQKGDRDFEEPVSLRQSTTVVAKLMGLDALPDSTSTTNSPSRLINAYPTYEQNSLSRSSRKNDESTQQSRFSGSPRISHGDSYSPSLRNNHLGLKPNACAKLKVETVQKSQLNRKGDFNEPATESHELATDVPNNFSVYGEIEKRLSTLEFTKSGKDLRALKQILEAMQKSRAIFESKEQASDCASQISTDGTVDQNRSSGAASPRNSRFDNTASSARAKDSNSSKSYKSSIIIMKPTKHLEKISNSSPSVPSNHDALCSGNEQVKMQSTKDIGLQHTHLRSVPSHSQSFTDKNTNTRISRPTKSTKDQNCLRTEMSKASGNSQRLTSSRLHKKFGLEKQSCPTTPSSDSSRTERINTRKVASCSSEIKLRQKSSTTNQKSIKKSSKSSRCPGDMSQRGSVQPLKTESNGAASNINKQNTTNTQFDNTRSNYVLQDDDECEQRKAEMRLSNSVTKVKPTLTTSEQQSPVSVLDSSFYQDDSPSPIKKISYAFEDDETANSEAESSHEVPVQSQKSTETLSTEIKNLKSEIDKLRKHIRQVNFSNEEEELLNDCQNHLCQEMNSQHKYIWQILSESGLLKDLDHGLSAIQLHSPGHLINPNLFLALEQSTGVKWPFDGDSYSKQNSRSEDCDKVQRKLVFDTVNEILLDKLVVERSSKHWLSKSKIAGKESRGQKILKELCTQIDQLQDQNGNIHDCDDASRNMIWKDLTYPSRYWGDYQNDIPGIVLDVERQIFKDLITEIVMNEASFYDDHCKEFPSN from the exons ATGTCTGCAAGGATTAGCTATTCTTTATCAGATGAGAATCAAAGCCTTCATAAGCAAATTGGCTGTATGAATGGCATTTTTCAGGTATTTGACCGGCGTTATTTCCTCGGTGGTCGGAGTGTCGCCGGCCGCAACCGCAAGAAACTCCTACCACAGCCAG CAGGTCATAATGAAAGCATCTCAATGGAGTCAAACAGTGCATCACAGGGAACTCTG GAGAAAAACCAGAAGAAGACTAGAAAAGAGAAACAAAGAGTCTCCACAGAGTCATCCAGAACCTCGTTTTCGTCTACAACTTCTTGTTCTTCCAGTTTTTCATCTCTTGATGCTAACAACAGAGCAGCTCACCTTGAAACAACATTGCTTAGTCATGTTGATTTGCCTGGAAACACAACTCGGGAGTTTTTGAAGAACCAGCATAATGCTACTGCTAAGCAATTGAGCTGCCAAACTTTCGAATTCCGGGATATCGTCAAAGAGAACATGAACAGAGAAGCTTGTGCTATTCCAGTCAGAACTGTGGCTGGAGAAGAAGCAGTGAGTCGTAAATTAAAACATGTGGACTCTCCGAGGCCCACAAGACAAGTCGAATACAAAGGCTCCAAGACTTCAGGATCGAACGAATCATTTCGTGTTCTTGCAAGGCTTCGAGAAGCACATCGATATGCCAATGAAGAGAACGACATTCCAGCACATTCAGCATCCAAGTTCAATAGAAGGCTATCTTATGATGGAAGGGAGTCTTATGATACATTGAAATCAACCATAAAGATCAGGGAACTACCAAGGCTATCACTGGACAGTAAAGAAAGCTGGGCTAGGTGCTCTGCATCTGGAACGAGATCAAATGATCTAGTTAAAGATTTGCAGAAGGGTGACAGGGATTTCGAAGAACCAGTGAGTTTGAGGCAATCAACAACGGTAGTCGCAAAGTTAATGGGATTGGATGCTCTCCCAGATTCAACTTCAACCACCAACAGTCCATCAAGATTGATCAATGCTTACCCAACCTACGAACAAAATTCTTTGTCCAGATCATCGAGGAAGAATGATGAGAGCACACAACAAAGTCGGTTTTCTGGGTCCCCAAGGATTTCGCATGGAGATTCATACTCACCCAGCTTGCGAAACAATCATTTGGGTTTGAAACCCAATGCTTGTGCGAAGCTCAAGGTGGAAACAGTTCAGAAGAGCCAACTAAACAGAAAAGGAGATTTTAATGAGCCGGCTACTGAAAGTCATGAACTTGCAACAGATGTGCCAAAcaacttctctgtttatggagAAATTGAAAAAAGGCTATCAACGCTTGAATTCACCAAATCTGGAAAAGATCTCAGAGCTCTAAAACAGATACTTGAAGCAATGCAAAAATCTCGAGCAATATTTGAGAGCAAGGAACAAGCATCAGACTGTGCATCACAAATAAGCACTGACGGGACTGTTGATCAGAATCGCAGCTCAGGAGCAGCAAGCCCAAGAAACTCGCGGTTCGACAACACGGCTTCTTCTGCCAGAGCCAAGGATTCAAACTCTTCAAAGTCATATAAATCATCAATAATCATCATGAAACCTACTAAACACTTGGAAAAAATCAGCAATTCCTCTCCCTCAGTGCCATCGAATCATGATGCATTGTGCAGTGGGAATGAACAGGTGAAAATGCAATCTACAAAAGATATTGGTCTACAACATACTCATCTTCGGTCCGTCCCCAGTCATTCACAGTCTTTCACAGACAAAAATACCAACACAAGAATTTCGAGACCAACAAAATCGACCAAGGATCAAAATTGTCTTCGCACAGAAATGTCCAAGGCCTCAGGGAACAGTCAAAGACTTACAAGCTCAAGACTACATAAAAAGTTTGGACTAGAAAAACAATCATGTCCCACCACCCCATCATCAGATTCAAGCAGGACCGAAAGGATTAACACCAGAAAAGTTGCATCATGTTCCTCAGAAATAAAACTCAGACAAAAATCTTCCACTACGAATCAGAAAAGCATCAAGAAATCAAGCAAAAGTAGTAGATGCCCTGGAGATATGAGTCAACGAGGAAGTGTTCAACCTCTGAAGACTGAGAGTAATGGAGCGGCATCAAACATCAATAAACAAAATACAACCAACACGCAATTTGACAATACCAGAAGCAATTATGTCCTGCAGGATGATGATGAATGCGAACAAAGG AAAGCAGAAATGAGGTTGAGCAACAGCGTCACAAAAGTCAAACCAACATTAACAACCTCTGAGCAACAAAGTCCCGTCTCTGTTCTTGATTCTTCATTTTACCAAGACGATTCACCATCTCCTATCAAGAAAATATCATACGCTTTTGAAG ATGACGAGACCGCAAATTCAGAAGCAGAATCCAGTCACGAGGTCCCAGTTCAATCACAGAAGAGCACAGAGACCCTCAGCACTGAGATTAAGAACTTGAAATCAGAGATCGACAAATTGAGGAAGCATATTCGCCAAGTAAACTTCAGTAACGAGGAGGAGGAGCTCTTGAATGACTGCCAGAATCATCTCTGCCAAGAAATGAATTCTCAGCACAAATATATTTGGCAAATATTATCAGAATCAGGTCTCCTCAAAGATCTTGACCATGGGCTATCTGCCATTCAGCTCCACTCACCAGGACACTTGATCAATCCCAACTTATTTCTTGCACTTGAGCAGTCCACTGGAGTCAAATGGCCTTTTGATGGTGATTCATACAGTAAACAGAATTCCAGATCAGAAGATTGCGATAAAGTTCAGAGGAAACTTGTGTTTGATACGGTTAATGAAATTCTTTTGGACAAACTAGTGGTTGAACGTTCTTCCAAGCATTGGCTCTCAAAAAGTAAAATTGCAGGAAAGGAATCAAGAGGGCAAAAGATTTTGAAAGAATTATGCACACAGATTGATCAGCTACAGGATCAAAATGGCAATATCCACGACTGTGATGATGCTTCAAGAAACATGATTTGGAAAGATTTGACATATCCATCACGCTACTGGGGAGATTACCAAAATGACATTCCAGGCATAGTGTTGGATGTTGAGCGGCAGATCTTCAAAGATTTGATAACTGAGATAGTGATGAATGAGGCAAGCTTCTATGACGATCATTGCAAGGAATTTCCCTCAAACTAG
- the LOC120079476 gene encoding protein LONGIFOLIA 1-like isoform X2, producing the protein MSARISYSLSDENQSLHKQIGCMNGIFQVFDRRYFLGGRSVAGRNRKKLLPQPGHNESISMESNSASQGTLEKNQKKTRKEKQRVSTESSRTSFSSTTSCSSSFSSLDANNRAAHLETTLLSHVDLPGNTTREFLKNQHNATAKQLSCQTFEFRDIVKENMNREACAIPVRTVAGEEAVSRKLKHVDSPRPTRQVEYKGSKTSGSNESFRVLARLREAHRYANEENDIPAHSASKFNRRLSYDGRESYDTLKSTIKIRELPRLSLDSKESWARCSASGTRSNDLVKDLQKGDRDFEEPVSLRQSTTVVAKLMGLDALPDSTSTTNSPSRLINAYPTYEQNSLSRSSRKNDESTQQSRFSGSPRISHGDSYSPSLRNNHLGLKPNACAKLKVETVQKSQLNRKGDFNEPATESHELATDVPNNFSVYGEIEKRLSTLEFTKSGKDLRALKQILEAMQKSRAIFESKEQASDCASQISTDGTVDQNRSSGAASPRNSRFDNTASSARAKDSNSSKSYKSSIIIMKPTKHLEKISNSSPSVPSNHDALCSGNEQVKMQSTKDIGLQHTHLRSVPSHSQSFTDKNTNTRISRPTKSTKDQNCLRTEMSKASGNSQRLTSSRLHKKFGLEKQSCPTTPSSDSSRTERINTRKVASCSSEIKLRQKSSTTNQKSIKKSSKSSRCPGDMSQRGSVQPLKTESNGAASNINKQNTTNTQFDNTRSNYVLQDDDECEQRKAEMRLSNSVTKVKPTLTTSEQQSPVSVLDSSFYQDDSPSPIKKISYAFEDDETANSEAESSHEVPVQSQKSTETLSTEIKNLKSEIDKLRKHIRQVNFSNEEEELLNDCQNHLCQEMNSQHKYIWQILSESGLLKDLDHGLSAIQLHSPGHLINPNLFLALEQSTGVKWPFDGDSYSKQNSRSEDCDKVQRKLVFDTVNEILLDKLVVERSSKHWLSKSKIAGKESRGQKILKELCTQIDQLQDQNGNIHDCDDASRNMIWKDLTYPSRYWGDYQNDIPGIVLDVERQIFKDLITEIVMNEASFYDDHCKEFPSN; encoded by the exons ATGTCTGCAAGGATTAGCTATTCTTTATCAGATGAGAATCAAAGCCTTCATAAGCAAATTGGCTGTATGAATGGCATTTTTCAGGTATTTGACCGGCGTTATTTCCTCGGTGGTCGGAGTGTCGCCGGCCGCAACCGCAAGAAACTCCTACCACAGCCAG GTCATAATGAAAGCATCTCAATGGAGTCAAACAGTGCATCACAGGGAACTCTG GAGAAAAACCAGAAGAAGACTAGAAAAGAGAAACAAAGAGTCTCCACAGAGTCATCCAGAACCTCGTTTTCGTCTACAACTTCTTGTTCTTCCAGTTTTTCATCTCTTGATGCTAACAACAGAGCAGCTCACCTTGAAACAACATTGCTTAGTCATGTTGATTTGCCTGGAAACACAACTCGGGAGTTTTTGAAGAACCAGCATAATGCTACTGCTAAGCAATTGAGCTGCCAAACTTTCGAATTCCGGGATATCGTCAAAGAGAACATGAACAGAGAAGCTTGTGCTATTCCAGTCAGAACTGTGGCTGGAGAAGAAGCAGTGAGTCGTAAATTAAAACATGTGGACTCTCCGAGGCCCACAAGACAAGTCGAATACAAAGGCTCCAAGACTTCAGGATCGAACGAATCATTTCGTGTTCTTGCAAGGCTTCGAGAAGCACATCGATATGCCAATGAAGAGAACGACATTCCAGCACATTCAGCATCCAAGTTCAATAGAAGGCTATCTTATGATGGAAGGGAGTCTTATGATACATTGAAATCAACCATAAAGATCAGGGAACTACCAAGGCTATCACTGGACAGTAAAGAAAGCTGGGCTAGGTGCTCTGCATCTGGAACGAGATCAAATGATCTAGTTAAAGATTTGCAGAAGGGTGACAGGGATTTCGAAGAACCAGTGAGTTTGAGGCAATCAACAACGGTAGTCGCAAAGTTAATGGGATTGGATGCTCTCCCAGATTCAACTTCAACCACCAACAGTCCATCAAGATTGATCAATGCTTACCCAACCTACGAACAAAATTCTTTGTCCAGATCATCGAGGAAGAATGATGAGAGCACACAACAAAGTCGGTTTTCTGGGTCCCCAAGGATTTCGCATGGAGATTCATACTCACCCAGCTTGCGAAACAATCATTTGGGTTTGAAACCCAATGCTTGTGCGAAGCTCAAGGTGGAAACAGTTCAGAAGAGCCAACTAAACAGAAAAGGAGATTTTAATGAGCCGGCTACTGAAAGTCATGAACTTGCAACAGATGTGCCAAAcaacttctctgtttatggagAAATTGAAAAAAGGCTATCAACGCTTGAATTCACCAAATCTGGAAAAGATCTCAGAGCTCTAAAACAGATACTTGAAGCAATGCAAAAATCTCGAGCAATATTTGAGAGCAAGGAACAAGCATCAGACTGTGCATCACAAATAAGCACTGACGGGACTGTTGATCAGAATCGCAGCTCAGGAGCAGCAAGCCCAAGAAACTCGCGGTTCGACAACACGGCTTCTTCTGCCAGAGCCAAGGATTCAAACTCTTCAAAGTCATATAAATCATCAATAATCATCATGAAACCTACTAAACACTTGGAAAAAATCAGCAATTCCTCTCCCTCAGTGCCATCGAATCATGATGCATTGTGCAGTGGGAATGAACAGGTGAAAATGCAATCTACAAAAGATATTGGTCTACAACATACTCATCTTCGGTCCGTCCCCAGTCATTCACAGTCTTTCACAGACAAAAATACCAACACAAGAATTTCGAGACCAACAAAATCGACCAAGGATCAAAATTGTCTTCGCACAGAAATGTCCAAGGCCTCAGGGAACAGTCAAAGACTTACAAGCTCAAGACTACATAAAAAGTTTGGACTAGAAAAACAATCATGTCCCACCACCCCATCATCAGATTCAAGCAGGACCGAAAGGATTAACACCAGAAAAGTTGCATCATGTTCCTCAGAAATAAAACTCAGACAAAAATCTTCCACTACGAATCAGAAAAGCATCAAGAAATCAAGCAAAAGTAGTAGATGCCCTGGAGATATGAGTCAACGAGGAAGTGTTCAACCTCTGAAGACTGAGAGTAATGGAGCGGCATCAAACATCAATAAACAAAATACAACCAACACGCAATTTGACAATACCAGAAGCAATTATGTCCTGCAGGATGATGATGAATGCGAACAAAGG AAAGCAGAAATGAGGTTGAGCAACAGCGTCACAAAAGTCAAACCAACATTAACAACCTCTGAGCAACAAAGTCCCGTCTCTGTTCTTGATTCTTCATTTTACCAAGACGATTCACCATCTCCTATCAAGAAAATATCATACGCTTTTGAAG ATGACGAGACCGCAAATTCAGAAGCAGAATCCAGTCACGAGGTCCCAGTTCAATCACAGAAGAGCACAGAGACCCTCAGCACTGAGATTAAGAACTTGAAATCAGAGATCGACAAATTGAGGAAGCATATTCGCCAAGTAAACTTCAGTAACGAGGAGGAGGAGCTCTTGAATGACTGCCAGAATCATCTCTGCCAAGAAATGAATTCTCAGCACAAATATATTTGGCAAATATTATCAGAATCAGGTCTCCTCAAAGATCTTGACCATGGGCTATCTGCCATTCAGCTCCACTCACCAGGACACTTGATCAATCCCAACTTATTTCTTGCACTTGAGCAGTCCACTGGAGTCAAATGGCCTTTTGATGGTGATTCATACAGTAAACAGAATTCCAGATCAGAAGATTGCGATAAAGTTCAGAGGAAACTTGTGTTTGATACGGTTAATGAAATTCTTTTGGACAAACTAGTGGTTGAACGTTCTTCCAAGCATTGGCTCTCAAAAAGTAAAATTGCAGGAAAGGAATCAAGAGGGCAAAAGATTTTGAAAGAATTATGCACACAGATTGATCAGCTACAGGATCAAAATGGCAATATCCACGACTGTGATGATGCTTCAAGAAACATGATTTGGAAAGATTTGACATATCCATCACGCTACTGGGGAGATTACCAAAATGACATTCCAGGCATAGTGTTGGATGTTGAGCGGCAGATCTTCAAAGATTTGATAACTGAGATAGTGATGAATGAGGCAAGCTTCTATGACGATCATTGCAAGGAATTTCCCTCAAACTAG
- the LOC120079477 gene encoding transcription initiation factor TFIID subunit 8-like codes for MSDGGGEIGKVHERPKTRKNLGSEDFPRALAKIAVAQICESEGFQTFQQSALEALADVAVRYVQNMGSTANFCANFAGRTECNLFDIIQALEDLGSVQGFAGASDVEHCLASSSTVKEIIRYVAQAEEIPFAYSVPKFPVVKERKLRPTFLQIGEEPPGEHIPSWLPALPDPEIYTEFPTVKEEVVEPQTIKNEPEKQCRSAEKSFWNLKQLLFCNGLEGSQREDPRNAAMTKQIQESNPFLAPALQFGEKEISPIVLPEKALNNSSTEYPVPVMENCLVDTHVSVLETFAPAIESIKNNLYDSEEKFSLNRRSTVQFKIGTGKKLVGSTIESRALNNGVKKSSSWFVGEEEKDDKKRKAEKILKDSMENSNELSQL; via the coding sequence atgagcGATGGAGGTGGGGAGATTGGAAAAGTGCATGAACGACCAAAGACGAGAAAGAATTTGGGCAGTGAAGATTTCCCGCGGGCGCTTGCCAAGATTGCTGTAGCTCAAATATGTGAGAGTGAAGGGTTTCAAACTTTTCAGCAATCTGCCCTCGAAGCGCTGGCTGATGTCGCGGTTCGGTATGTTCAAAACATGGGAAGCACTGCAAACTTCTGTGCTAACTTTGCTGGCAGAACAGAatgtaatttatttgatataattcaAGCACTAGAAGATTTGGGGTCGGTTCAAGGGTTTGCAGGTGCTTCGGATGTTGAACATTGTCTCGCAAGTTCCAGCACAGTTAAAGAGATTATTCGTTATGTAGCACAAGCGGAAGAAATCCCATTTGCCTACTCAGTTCCCAAATTTCCAGTTGTCAAAGAGCGAAAGTTGAGGCCTACTTTTTTGCAAATTGGGGAAGAACCTCCTGGAGAGCATATACCTTCTTGGTTGCCTGCACTACCGGATCCGGAAATATACACTGAGTTCCCCACTGTAAAGGAGGAAGTAGTGGAGCCTCAAACAATTAAAAATGAGCCAGAAAAACAATGTAGAAGTGCAGAGAAATCCTTCTGGAATCTGAAGCAGTTGTTGTTTTGCAATGGATTGGAAGGATCCCAAAGAGAAGATCCTAGAAATGCAGCTATGACCAAACAAATACAAGAAAGTAACCCATTTCTTGCTCCTGCCCTGCAATTTGGTGAGAAGGAAATTTCTCCTATCGTTCTTCCAGAAAAGGCCTTGAACAATTCAAGTACAGAATATCCTGTCCCTGTCATGGAGAACTGTCTTGTGGATACACATGTCTCAGTGCTGGAGACTTTTGCTCCTGCTATTGAATCAATAAAGAACAATCTGTACGATTCTGAGGAAAAGTTCTCTCTGAACAGGAGATCTACTGTACAGTTTAAGATTGGGACTGGCAAGAAGCTGGTAGGTAGCACAATAGAATCGAGAGCACTAAACAATGGTGTGAAGAAGTCTTCATCCTGGTTTGTAGGGGAAGAAGAGAAGGATGACAAGAAAAGAAAGGCCGAGAAGATTCTGAAGGACTCGATGGAGAACTCCAACGAGCTATCTCAGTTGTAA